From Mycobacterium sp. HUMS_12744610, one genomic window encodes:
- a CDS encoding helix-turn-helix domain-containing protein gives MPIDAPDLQKLGERLRALRHAAGETQEQTAKSVGLTRTYLTEIESGRKNITLSTLYALANHFKIEPAEILRVEKSRTSRQSRKSC, from the coding sequence GTGCCGATAGACGCCCCCGACCTCCAGAAGCTGGGCGAAAGGCTGCGCGCACTCCGCCACGCCGCCGGCGAGACCCAAGAACAAACCGCCAAAAGCGTCGGCCTCACACGCACCTACCTCACCGAAATTGAATCCGGCCGCAAGAACATCACACTGAGCACCCTCTACGCCCTCGCCAACCACTTCAAGATCGAACCGGCCGAAATCCTGCGTGTGGAGAAAAGCCGCACCTCCCGGCAATCCCGCAAGTCCTGTTGA